A window of the Ruminococcaceae bacterium KH2T8 genome harbors these coding sequences:
- a CDS encoding Acyl-coenzyme A:6-aminopenicillanic acid acyl-transferase, with protein sequence MFKKIVAVIAVIVFVAGVAFQVISKVGDSDKNNAELDVFDPNSFCAGAVGRVHVMPDDLGGIDDDTSYCIIYDDVGDMRIIPLEGKFDMTRYLLETDDDGNAILNLTVSECPDERRQKVIDAFNEQNQLTYEYLLENDGDPESIELFEYYCSDEFKVLFEECVPHYQGKVTGVADHFLSSVGLWMSLIGGVIAAYTLLSFKFSVKSILLGTVALILVAAVGTLFFFRKRISTYASVKQYAPGVYQMRCSADYKLDDLLASDVSSLPEFADWASDELFFGMPIDIAQGSFGCSSFSVMSPEGHHLMGRNYDFPETDTMMIYSTPKDGYASIGLVDIGLLGLGTDEGELDPESKECRLISVLLPYMTVDGMNEAGVGVSILMLESGEIHQDNGKPDILMNIAIRAILDTCGSTDEAIALLDSYDMHSMIGSEFHLFISDKSGKSVTVEWLDNDTVVTEGPAVTNHVLGDPVYHPINPYGESTERYNILMDDLACCSGTTSPEDAMTFLADVSCDSVSPYRNQTEWSCVYDLDSFEVYICFDVDYDHIYTITPETF encoded by the coding sequence ATGTTCAAGAAGATAGTGGCTGTAATAGCCGTAATAGTTTTTGTTGCAGGTGTAGCTTTTCAGGTAATATCCAAGGTCGGTGATTCGGATAAGAATAATGCGGAGCTGGATGTATTTGATCCGAACAGCTTCTGCGCAGGTGCCGTCGGAAGAGTGCATGTTATGCCGGATGATCTCGGCGGGATAGATGATGATACTTCATATTGTATTATTTATGACGATGTTGGTGATATGAGGATCATCCCTCTTGAAGGTAAGTTCGATATGACAAGATACCTTCTTGAGACGGATGACGACGGTAATGCCATATTGAATCTTACAGTGTCTGAATGCCCGGACGAAAGACGTCAGAAGGTCATTGATGCGTTTAATGAGCAAAATCAGCTGACCTATGAGTATCTTCTTGAAAATGACGGAGATCCCGAGTCGATCGAACTCTTTGAGTATTACTGCAGCGATGAGTTCAAGGTGCTGTTTGAAGAATGCGTGCCTCATTATCAGGGCAAGGTTACCGGTGTGGCAGATCACTTTCTCTCAAGTGTCGGTCTGTGGATGTCGTTGATCGGAGGAGTAATAGCTGCGTATACGCTCCTGTCCTTCAAGTTCTCGGTCAAGTCGATCCTTCTTGGGACCGTAGCTCTTATACTTGTTGCGGCAGTAGGTACGTTGTTCTTCTTCAGAAAGAGGATAAGTACCTATGCCTCCGTAAAGCAGTATGCGCCGGGCGTCTATCAGATGAGATGCAGTGCTGATTATAAGCTCGATGATCTGCTCGCCTCTGATGTCTCCTCGCTTCCTGAGTTTGCAGACTGGGCATCAGATGAACTGTTCTTCGGAATGCCGATCGATATAGCTCAGGGTTCGTTCGGCTGCAGTTCTTTCTCCGTAATGTCTCCTGAAGGTCATCACCTGATGGGCAGGAACTATGATTTCCCCGAGACTGATACCATGATGATCTATTCGACTCCAAAGGACGGATATGCATCTATCGGTCTTGTTGATATCGGTCTCCTGGGGCTTGGAACGGATGAGGGTGAACTTGATCCTGAGTCCAAGGAGTGCAGGCTGATATCAGTTTTGCTTCCTTATATGACGGTCGACGGCATGAATGAGGCGGGTGTAGGAGTATCCATACTGATGCTCGAATCAGGTGAGATCCACCAGGATAACGGCAAGCCTGATATCCTGATGAATATTGCGATCAGAGCTATCCTGGACACCTGCGGCAGTACCGATGAAGCGATAGCGCTTCTTGATTCCTATGACATGCATTCCATGATCGGAAGCGAGTTCCATCTCTTTATCTCTGATAAGAGCGGAAAGTCCGTTACTGTCGAATGGCTCGATAACGATACGGTGGTGACTGAAGGCCCCGCTGTAACAAATCACGTTCTCGGAGATCCCGTTTATCATCCGATAAATCCTTATGGCGAATCTACCGAGAGATATAACATCCTTATGGATGATCTTGCCTGCTGCTCCGGCACTACGAGCCCAGAGGATGCCATGACGTTCCTGGCTGATGTCAGCTGTGACAGCGTGAGTCCGTACCGTAACCAGACCGAATGGTCATGTGTCTATGATCTTGATTCGTTTGAGGTCTATATCTGCTTTGATGTTGACTATGACCATATCTATACGATCACGCCTGAGACATTCTGA
- a CDS encoding Protein N-acetyltransferase, RimJ/RimL family: MDNVYENCPVLENDRWLLRLIEEKDTEDLLKVYSDKNSLPFFNSDNCDGDNFYYPTIKRMKEAMDFWFYSYREKWFVRFAIVDKNLGKAIGTIEAFHRPSNGDFDEVGVIRLDLASRYENSADIKSIMSVILPSAYDLFDCKEIISKCPIYAVERSEAFGELGFRKTDTRLVGNDGTSYGGYWIRPVS; the protein is encoded by the coding sequence ATGGATAACGTATATGAGAATTGTCCCGTTTTGGAGAATGACAGATGGCTTCTTCGCCTTATCGAGGAAAAGGATACGGAGGATCTGCTCAAGGTCTATAGTGATAAGAATTCGTTGCCTTTCTTTAACAGCGACAACTGCGACGGCGATAACTTTTACTATCCCACTATCAAGAGAATGAAGGAAGCTATGGACTTTTGGTTTTATTCTTATAGGGAGAAGTGGTTCGTAAGATTTGCGATCGTAGATAAGAATCTCGGCAAAGCAATAGGTACGATCGAGGCTTTCCATCGTCCTTCTAACGGCGATTTTGATGAAGTCGGCGTGATCCGCCTTGACCTCGCGAGCCGATATGAGAATTCCGCGGATATAAAGTCCATAATGTCTGTGATCCTTCCTTCTGCATATGACCTCTTTGATTGTAAGGAGATAATCTCCAAGTGTCCGATCTATGCCGTAGAACGCTCGGAAGCATTTGGGGAGCTCGGTTTCAGAAAGACTGACACACGTCTTGTCGGTAATGACGGCACTTCTTACGGAGGCTATTGGATAAGACCCGTAAGCTGA